tattttttttaaataaaaaaagtcatttataatttaatatattgcatCTTATAGATTTATATCCATGTTGCTTAAGTTTGTTcagtggtatattttttatttatatatttttttgagaatattttaactttattatattaaattgtgaaTTTATTACTTtcgttaagtaaattataatttttgtgaaGGTAAAAAGCAAATATAGTATAGatacgtaatttattttctattaaactttttataaataacattttcttcaGCTTATCCACAAGGCTACGGTCAAGGTGGTTTCGTTGACGATCCCGGCTTCGGGAACGGACAAGGTCAGGGTGGATTCCCTACTCAAGgtaaagtacaaaataataattatatagttaataattttaatttcaaaaggtTTAcagttattcaatatttaaaaaaaaactaacccgttctaaatttaaaaacgtagaaagaataataatagcCAGTATCCCAATAACTAGTGTTGATTTCtaccatttaattatatactttagttATATTTCAGAAACACTCTTTCttatatcatacaattttcTTTCTGGTCTCTGACTTCTAAACTTACATTCATAAATTACAGTCCTTTGGTAAAGAGTCACTCATTCCTCGCATGATAATATGTGAGACCTAAGCTGTCACTTTTCAACTGCGAAtcgattatattttctaaattattttagtcgTCGTATGTTCAATATGAAAACTGTTGTAATAATACCAAAACCAAACTCAAcagcaaaaaatatgtattaaaaatcgtAGACGTTGCGAAATCTTAAGTACCTACTTGAAGTGATTTTTATACACTGTGATAAATCTTATCAATTTAAACTGTCAATCattgatgtaaataaattctgATATTGGCGCTAAAcgaaactaattattataaaaaaaagtaaaaagcagCAAAATAAACTAAGGATTTCATTTTTCCATGTTACTTTTTCAGGAAATGGTTTACACTATGACAGCGGATTCTCCAATGGTCAAGGACAGGGCGGATTCCCTACACaaggtaaaataatatagaataataaaacatttccaCCCAAccgatttataataaaaatataaaaattaaattattttgttcttgTAACTACATAGGTTTAGCTTCTTCGAGTCGAAGAAGGAGaaattacatattccatgcgatttgctaaaagCACCACAAGCGGTTtatggttaaaatatatttatttcaaatacacgATTACTCATAACTATTCACGTCAACGTCATCACAACCCCATTTTTTCATAACAATAGCCATAGATTATTTAAGATCTCGACCATCACGTCACGTCAATTGattgtcaatgttttttatctGTCTTTACTCTTCCTGTGAATGGAATAGGCTACGAATTAAATCAGTGTAGTAGTGTATTCGGTAAATTATATGTAGTATATGACcgaaatctattttaaaacttttgttgcAGGTGGCTTCAATTCAGACCCTGGATTCGGTAATGGTCAGGGTCAAGGAGGTTTTGGACACCAAGgaggtatatatatttgtattataactcTGACATTTTAATGGTGTAGTCTGTCTGCTTTACTCtataataaataccaaaaaaataaaaatcattctaTGTGTAAAAACATCcggcaattaaaaattatatacatatgtacttaatgtttgttatatttacttaagaaTTTCTGTCGAAGTATATAAACATcgttaaataattgaaatacgatttttaaatacattctaaTGGCGTGAGTGTTTGTTTGAGTGTGTGTGTAAATACCAAatgaatcattaattataaaattcatacattaccaaatataaattataaggaaTATGTATTTAACGTACCTAATTTATAACTCTCTTATCTGGatttcaatgtatgtatattattaatagaataccatatttttttaggttacaGACAAGGAGGTCAAAGACACAGGGGCGGATACCAGGAACAcggatactaaatattatattaaaatttaataaataatatataacatattttataattttatttaacgccgatagataaaaatatatcgtttccCAATTTCATTATGttcatatcatttattaattaaaatatcttattatatgaGGCTATATGTATCATGTCTTTGgcattaccaaaatatattaaacaaacaaaaaaatagctctttgtatttagttattaatagttattcaaAAGCAGAGCGTGTATTTTTGGAGTGTATATACGTATCGGAAAACAggttttaattcaatacaaagGGTGTAAATGATAATGTGAAAAATGACACGAACGTGTCGAAACATAAATTGTCAAGTATAATTTACTTGGTCTAATGAATAAGACAGACGAAGCACGTAGCACTGGCAGGACAAGCCTACTTaggatataaaatatacctaactgCTGAGTTCTAAGTCCTTCTCTGTGAAATATTGTCACTCTTCATACTTATCAGAGCTTAAATAGCTTTTTTGAAATTTGGGTTAATTTTTTATGGAAGATACAGATTAAATGTCGACGATAAAAGCGTCGAGCGAAACGATTTCCGATTTTTTGAATCCTAGAATATTAGACTGCTTTGTCTATCTCTATGAGTTTTATTCAACAAACAATACATCGACAACCTCGTAAATATGCAAACAGCACACACTAACagcttaatttgaataatttgcaTTCACTTGTTTGTTCTTCTCGCACTGTCTAACGCCTATCTTATTCATTTGTCTGAGATCTATACCTATGTTTGCTTCGCAGTGTAAACACTCGAACTATTGAATTATAGTACAGTACGTAAGACCTTGTCTGGTAACCTCGGCTCGTCTCTTCTGCGAAAAGTTGAAGTGCTTTGTAAACTTATATTGGAGAgtgatgtaaatatataattatgtgaatTTAAGGAAATGTTaaggataaatattttgtaattctcAAAACGGTGAAAAGAAAACGAATTTGTTCAGAAATATTGCATAAGCATGCTGCCAGCAGACCGCAAAtgagattataaattttatataaaactatttaatattttgcctTAACCAATGCAACCAATGCAAGCCGATAATTTAGCAGGAAGAGGAGCGCCTTCGCGATTGAACagtaataatctatattttcagAAGatatatttctcgggaaaacgtcgaagaaaaccggaacaaaattgtgtctgaaatcgagtctccgttaaacaaagtctcgaactggggccggctataCCTAATCCATTTCAACTCCAAAAagaaacaccatttgtcgtatctccacgatttaagaacattccgttagccgccacagctagtatcggaatacttggcgtcgatatttcaagcctcgttcagttcgcggtcaattggaaggcaaagccaaatttgcatcaaaaaagctcggtgtgctcagcaaggcaagacagtatttcacgtcggctcatcatctaagactctacaaggcacaaattcggccacacatggagtactgctctcacctctgggcggctgctccccagtaccagctccttccatttgaccgtatccaacgtagagcggctcgaattatcgacgatcaagccctttccgatctgcttgatcctttggctttgcgtagaaaTGTTGGagcgctctgcatcttctacagaatttatcacggggaatgttccgaggaattattcggattaatcccggctgctgaatttcccCTTCGGACATcttgtcaaaattcaaaatatcatccacaccacctagatgtccgcaacagcgcgatttttaagacattttctgcctcgcacaactactctgcggaaccagctttcgccagtggtttttccgaaccgatacgacttggaaaccttcaagaaaagagcgtactccttcttgaaaggccggcaacgcacctgcaagccccccggtgttgcagatgtccatgggcggtggtagtcgctttccatcaggtgagcctcctgctcgttggccacctctaacataaaaaaaaaacatattttgatatttttaaataaatatgttatttaattgttcttctaatattaattaagttaaaaaaaaaacaactgactACACAATTGTTCGTGTGTAAAAGATTCTTACAAGTTTCGCCAGTTTCttcgtataaattaatgtataatcgGTCTAATTATTACCTCCGTGCTTCAAACGAACTGTTTTTTAATGCGAATATAACAAGACGAACTGCAATTACAACTTTATTATgaagtacaatttaaaaataaacttaagtaaTGCTAGTAATTGTGTTAATCGTATTACGATTGTATGACTCAATTCTGGGGAAATATGTAGTTTTGTTAATTCATttgataagtttaaaaaatattgatatatcaaCTGAACCGAGTTTTTCACTTacgtgtaatttaaaaacacttGCACACCCTTCATCCTCATTTTTTACCCTCGAGGGGGGcgaattaatttactataaatattaattaggtcatttgttaaattattctgtataattattactaaataaaaccaTGATGTCCCAGTGATCATTTGAGTTTCACCCGAGTGggcacaattaaattaaatgtgctTAATGTAAGAAAACATGgtgaggaaacttgcacgtGGCGGATGAAAATCTTCCACGTGTATCCATTTACTGGCAATCGAACAGTGTGGTGAACTAACCTCTCCTCAAAATaaaggagaggaggtcttagcccagcagtttgACATTTACAGGCATTAACTTCTTTGACTTTTAAagccttatttttaaactatgagCGGTAACCGGATATGTTTCCAAGAtgcattacatttaaaatactgtatcttgaacataaa
The window above is part of the Vanessa tameamea isolate UH-Manoa-2023 chromosome 18, ilVanTame1 primary haplotype, whole genome shotgun sequence genome. Proteins encoded here:
- the LOC113396887 gene encoding holotricin-3-like isoform X1 encodes the protein MAFKTVCLLLVLAVAVYAYPQGYGQGGFVDDPGFGNGQGQGGFPTQGNGLHYDSGFSNGQGQGGFPTQGGFNSDPGFGNGQGQGGFGHQGGYRQGGQRHRGGYQEHGY
- the LOC113396887 gene encoding keratin-associated protein 19-2-like isoform X2, which codes for MAFKTVCLLLVLAVAVYAYPQGYGQGGFVDDPGFGNGQGQGGFPTQGGFNSDPGFGNGQGQGGFGHQGGYRQGGQRHRGGYQEHGY